A stretch of DNA from Triticum dicoccoides isolate Atlit2015 ecotype Zavitan chromosome 2A, WEW_v2.0, whole genome shotgun sequence:
GACTATACATTCATTTCCAGACGGCCATGCATATTTTAGTGGATAGTGTACTGCAAGATTGTTTCCATTGGGTATCACTTCATACCTCCTAAACATGTTTTGGAAACTTAATTTAGTTTTCTTATTAATTCTACTGATTTGATAATATTTCCAATGGTACTGACCTTGGCTTCGTTCTTTTACTACTTTTTTTACAGGTGGTTTGGTAGAAAGAAGGAGACTACTATTGATTCCTGCAATTAGTCTCACCATTGGCTCCCTTCAGTACAGTCTGGAGAAGGGAGCAGCAAAAGCTGAATTTACTGACAGTGAGTTTTCAATCAATATCCTCCCATCTGAAAATAGGCAGGTTTTTCTCTACTATAACACATCCTTTGAAGTTTCAACCTATTAAGACTGTATTTGTAAACCTCATATATATCAGGTATCATCAATGCTGAGCTGACATATAGTTTTACTGAAATCTGTTACATTGACATTGTAGAAGAGACACTAGTTGTTAGACTAAAAATAATTTTACCTTAAGGCCGTGATCTGTCATACCTTGTTTTTCACATATTTACTAGACATTATTTTGTTGGTTTGTCTCTTGGTACTACAGAAAAACCTTTCAACTTAAGAAGGTACTGGGGGCTGACATATATAGCTAACTGCTGCTAAATGAGCTTCTGTTTAAAAGTTTGAGTTCATAAGTAAAATGTGCAATCAAGCCTAACTCTTTGATATTGCAATTATAGTGCCAGCGCTTCGTGGGAAGGATTATGGAAAGACAAAAATGAGTTATCCAGATTACACTGAAACAGAATCAGGCCTCCAATACAAGGTGCTTACACTGACATTCGATGGTTTCTGCATATAATACTCAAAAGTTCAGATTTGTTAGGTTCACAATTCTCATGAGGAATTACAGGACTTGCGAGTTGGAGAGGGCCCATCCCCAAAGAAGGGAGAGACAGTAGTGGTGAGTAGCAAGCATCACATTCGCATTGGATTCTAGCTCATTTTGCATGTATGTTTTTCAGCTTTATTTGTTGAGGTGTGCAACCACGATGTTGACTTGGGTTTGTGAATGCACATCAGATTGATTGGGATGGGTACACAATTGGATACTACGGTCGCATTTTTGAAGCTCGAAACAAGACCAAGGGTGGTTCTTTCGAGGTACAAATGCTGCCTGAAGATGAACAAAAAAAAAGAAGATTCTCAGCTTCCTTGGCATATATATTTGTTGAAGTATAAACTGAGTTATTCCTTCAGTTCGATCAATTCCCCTGTTTTATATTTCCATGTAGGGTGGTGATAAAGAATTCTTCAAGTTTAAGGTTGGATCAGGACAGGTGATTTACTAATTACACACTAAGTACTACTCAAATACACCTCTGGTTTTCTATTAGTACCATTTTGGAGGTCGGCATGTTCTCCAAAATACAACTTTGACAAATAATTTCTATAATAGTATATTTGTAAATACCACAAAATTATATATTGGGAGATTTTGTATGTATCAAATCTAAACACTTTAAAATATATTGTCAGTCACTATTTTGGAATTAACTTTGTCTACGATCAAAACAACAGCTTCTCTAGAACTTGGGTGATAGTTCGCTTACATTTAGATAGGTTTCATTCCGTTGTGTATTTTGAAGCTACTATTTGTTACTTGCTGACAAGTAGCATTCTTAATAACATCAATTAGGTAATACCAGCCTTTGAGGAGGCTATGACAGGCATGCGTCCCGGTGGAGTTAGAAGGTCAGTCCCACATTTCCGTAAACACAATTTCTAAATGTATTAACACAACTTTTAACCGTATTACTGATGCCCACACCCTCCAGGATAATAGTACCACCGGATATTGGATACCCAGATAATGACTTG
This window harbors:
- the LOC119352935 gene encoding peptidyl-prolyl cis-trans isomerase FKBP19, chloroplastic-like translates to MSSPACRPGLPAPRRQAPLLPRLAAPPSGSKRAVHRTRPAHSTFEFSSPGHRRRTRVISSCHGGLVERRRLLLIPAISLTIGSLQYSLEKGAAKAEFTDMPALRGKDYGKTKMSYPDYTETESGLQYKDLRVGEGPSPKKGETVVIDWDGYTIGYYGRIFEARNKTKGGSFEGGDKEFFKFKVGSGQVIPAFEEAMTGMRPGGVRRIIVPPDIGYPDNDLNKLGPKPTTFSGQRALDFVLRNQGLIDKTLLFDIELIRIIPSQ